From the genome of Sphingomonas sp. HMP6, one region includes:
- a CDS encoding tetratricopeptide repeat protein, giving the protein MGQVRVGWLLFGAAVSLFAGVLVWRALPSRVESPASVSAIPSGPVRAPEDATRERPNDPEAWKTLGLARFDAQDFAASTAAFERATTLAPDRADLWSALGEARVMGSATDPMPPPALAAFRKAIALDPRDPRSRYFLAVQRDLSGDHRGAIDDWFALLRDTPPGAPWEQDLRRTIIQVSKINRIDVTAKLAAIAPSALHPSGPDAAQVQAAAALPPSEQAAMAQTMVSRLETKLKADPANVDGWIMLMRSRMTLGEPAKASVALAAAIGANPGAAMRLQQEATALGVPTR; this is encoded by the coding sequence ATGGGGCAGGTTCGGGTCGGCTGGCTGCTCTTCGGCGCGGCGGTTTCGCTGTTCGCAGGCGTACTGGTGTGGCGCGCACTGCCGTCGCGCGTGGAAAGCCCGGCGTCGGTCAGCGCCATACCGTCCGGCCCGGTACGCGCTCCAGAGGATGCGACGCGCGAGCGCCCGAACGATCCCGAGGCATGGAAAACGCTCGGCCTCGCCCGCTTCGATGCGCAGGATTTTGCCGCATCGACGGCGGCGTTCGAGCGCGCCACCACGCTCGCGCCCGATCGCGCCGATCTGTGGTCGGCGCTGGGCGAAGCGCGCGTGATGGGCAGCGCGACCGATCCGATGCCGCCGCCCGCGCTCGCCGCGTTCCGCAAGGCGATCGCGCTCGACCCGCGCGATCCGCGCAGCCGCTATTTTCTCGCCGTCCAGCGCGATCTGTCGGGGGACCATCGTGGCGCGATCGACGATTGGTTCGCGCTGCTGCGCGACACGCCGCCCGGTGCGCCATGGGAGCAGGATTTGCGCCGCACCATTATACAGGTCAGCAAAATCAACCGGATCGATGTGACCGCGAAACTCGCCGCCATCGCGCCGTCTGCCCTGCACCCGAGCGGCCCCGACGCAGCGCAAGTGCAGGCCGCCGCCGCGCTCCCGCCGTCCGAACAAGCCGCCATGGCGCAAACGATGGTGTCGCGCCTCGAAACGAAATTGAAGGCGGACCCCGCCAATGTCGACGGCTGGATCATGTTGATGCGCAGCCGCATGACGCTCGGCGAACCGGCCAAGGCAAGCGTTGCGCTGGCGGCGGCGATTGGCGCAAATCCGGGTGCAGCCATGCGTTTGCAGCAAGAGGCAACAGCGCTGGGCGTGCCCACGCGCTGA
- a CDS encoding FecR family protein translates to MADRPGHFTALALLCASLPLPVAAQTVGVNAAVVNDVRMTTQANPAPHKAVVKERVSLGNDIQTGRASVLQVLFLDRTSFTVGGNARIKVDRFLYDPDRKASAVGLSVTKGAFRFMSGKALHANPGQSAIRTPVASIGIRGTIVEGAVGVDAIRIAAQEAGVPAGYKADPETASLILLRGPGATSGEAAGAIDVTVGDATVPIETQGLALFVPAAGQAPIGPFRLSDAGSAMLAALLQAQRGRLPAGANPLVLNPIVDQFFERGGERQNGGDPLPSPIVPPNQVP, encoded by the coding sequence ATGGCCGATCGGCCCGGACATTTCACCGCGCTCGCCTTGCTTTGCGCAAGCCTCCCGCTTCCCGTTGCCGCGCAGACCGTCGGCGTCAACGCCGCCGTCGTCAATGACGTACGCATGACGACGCAAGCCAATCCGGCGCCGCACAAGGCGGTGGTCAAGGAACGCGTCTCGCTCGGCAACGACATCCAGACCGGACGGGCGAGCGTGCTGCAAGTGCTGTTCCTCGACCGCACCAGCTTCACTGTCGGGGGCAACGCCCGGATCAAGGTCGATCGCTTCCTCTACGATCCCGATCGCAAGGCCAGCGCCGTCGGCCTGTCGGTGACGAAGGGCGCGTTCCGCTTCATGTCGGGCAAGGCCCTGCACGCCAACCCGGGCCAATCGGCGATCCGCACGCCCGTCGCCTCGATCGGCATTCGCGGGACGATCGTCGAGGGCGCGGTCGGCGTGGACGCAATCCGCATCGCCGCGCAGGAAGCCGGCGTACCGGCCGGCTATAAGGCAGATCCCGAGACTGCCTCGCTTATCCTGCTGCGCGGCCCCGGCGCCACGAGCGGCGAAGCCGCCGGCGCGATCGACGTTACCGTCGGCGACGCGACCGTTCCGATCGAGACGCAGGGTCTGGCGCTGTTCGTTCCCGCTGCGGGACAGGCCCCGATCGGCCCGTTCCGTCTGTCGGACGCCGGATCGGCAATGCTCGCAGCGTTGCTACAAGCGCAACGCGGGCGCTTGCCCGCTGGCGCGAACCCGTTGGTGTTGAACCCGATCGTCGATCAGTTCTTCGAGCGCGGGGGCGAACGTCAGAACGGAGGCGACCCGCTCCCTAGCCCGATCGTGCCCCCCAATCAGGTCCCGTGA
- a CDS encoding cyclic nucleotide-binding domain-containing protein — MSERVRIAIIGSGPAGLSAAARAAQLGLSHILLEKTDHLSDTIYRYQKGKHVMATPSLLVLRADLPFDAGKREAILGAWDSQASAQGLNVRLNSDVTAITGERGAFTIALADGSSIAAETVVLAIGTQGNPNLMRCAGADQPHVQYQLDDPAAHIDEHIVVVGSGDAGIENALGLAADAAQGNVVTILNRSGDFARAKSANVKLLTEAADQGRITILLNTTPSEVRSRELVVDTRDGVQTVRCDRIIARMGSAAPRAFVEGCGIEFTSGDREAYPKLSPTFETTKSGLFVIGALAGYPLIKHCMNQGHDVVEFINGNSALKPADEPILAAKFERFKAQRPVDEWLDLLRRNIAILADLSPLQMREFMLGAEVRSYKAGEVVFERDDPGSSLFGIAQGSALVEVDRNDPSVTVSIPQGSIFGEVGLISGRKRGATIRAGDQMIAVEVSRTAALKLMASVPAAKRAVTRISIERQVLQLFGSGLVSADLTEVLDTADVVEVRAGEAILTEGDAGDDIYVIRVGSMIVEKTIAGKPVFLSYLPAGSYVGEMALIAGGKRTATVRAAIRSEVIRLRGEAFRRLLDAKPRLLEKARSDMAARQDLNAFVESRKDGFSGVVDMYSQTAAFLVDNGIGEATDVLLIDENLCIGCDNCEKACADSHEGLSRLDREAGRTYAHLHVPTSCRHCEHPQCMADCPPNAIHRGPDGEVVIDDTCIGCGNCQRNCPYGVIRMDSVPPKKPRLVDWLLFGAGPGPGEPDRAWRAKHTKLGVEKPKKAIKCDMCSGISGGPACVRACPTGAAIRVAPEQFLSVTRLEEEARS, encoded by the coding sequence GTGAGCGAGCGAGTCCGCATCGCGATCATCGGGTCAGGGCCGGCCGGGCTCAGCGCCGCCGCGCGTGCCGCGCAGCTCGGCCTGTCGCACATCCTGCTGGAAAAGACCGACCACCTCTCCGACACGATCTATCGCTATCAAAAGGGCAAGCACGTCATGGCGACGCCCAGCCTGCTCGTGCTGCGCGCCGATTTGCCGTTCGACGCGGGGAAGCGCGAGGCGATCCTAGGTGCGTGGGACAGTCAGGCGTCGGCCCAGGGCCTCAACGTGCGACTGAACAGCGATGTCACCGCCATTACCGGCGAGCGTGGCGCGTTCACCATCGCGCTGGCCGATGGCAGCAGCATCGCGGCCGAAACGGTCGTGCTGGCGATCGGCACGCAGGGCAACCCGAACTTGATGCGCTGCGCCGGGGCGGATCAACCGCATGTGCAATATCAGCTCGACGATCCGGCCGCGCATATCGACGAACATATCGTCGTCGTCGGATCGGGCGATGCGGGGATTGAGAACGCGCTCGGGCTGGCGGCGGACGCGGCGCAGGGCAATGTCGTGACGATCCTCAATCGGTCGGGCGATTTCGCGCGCGCCAAATCGGCCAATGTGAAGCTGTTGACCGAGGCGGCCGACCAGGGGCGGATTACGATTCTGCTCAACACCACGCCTTCGGAAGTCCGCAGTCGCGAACTCGTCGTCGATACGCGCGACGGAGTCCAGACGGTGCGGTGCGACCGGATCATCGCGCGGATGGGATCGGCCGCGCCGCGCGCGTTCGTCGAAGGCTGCGGCATCGAGTTTACCAGTGGCGACCGTGAGGCCTATCCCAAGCTTTCGCCGACGTTCGAGACGACCAAGTCCGGCCTGTTCGTGATCGGCGCACTCGCGGGCTATCCGTTGATCAAACATTGCATGAACCAGGGCCATGACGTGGTCGAGTTCATCAATGGCAATTCAGCGCTGAAACCCGCCGACGAACCGATCCTCGCGGCCAAGTTCGAGCGTTTCAAGGCGCAGCGCCCGGTCGACGAATGGCTCGATTTGCTGAGGCGGAATATCGCGATCCTCGCCGATCTGTCGCCGCTGCAAATGCGCGAGTTCATGCTCGGGGCGGAGGTGCGATCGTACAAGGCGGGCGAGGTGGTGTTCGAGCGCGATGATCCTGGATCGTCCTTATTCGGCATCGCGCAAGGGAGCGCATTGGTCGAAGTCGACAGGAATGATCCGTCGGTGACGGTCAGCATTCCGCAAGGCTCGATCTTCGGCGAGGTCGGGTTGATCTCCGGGCGCAAGCGCGGCGCGACGATCCGCGCAGGCGACCAGATGATCGCGGTCGAGGTATCGCGCACGGCGGCGCTGAAGTTGATGGCCTCGGTTCCCGCCGCCAAGCGCGCGGTCACGCGCATCTCGATCGAGCGGCAAGTGCTGCAATTGTTCGGGTCGGGGTTGGTCTCGGCGGATTTGACCGAAGTGCTCGACACCGCCGACGTGGTCGAAGTGCGCGCGGGCGAGGCGATCCTGACCGAGGGCGATGCGGGCGACGACATCTACGTCATCCGCGTCGGCAGCATGATCGTCGAGAAGACGATCGCCGGGAAGCCGGTGTTTTTGTCGTATCTTCCGGCCGGTTCCTATGTCGGCGAGATGGCGCTGATCGCCGGTGGCAAGCGCACCGCGACGGTCCGCGCGGCGATCAGGTCCGAAGTAATCCGGCTGCGCGGCGAGGCGTTCCGGCGCTTGCTCGATGCCAAGCCACGGCTGCTCGAAAAGGCGCGGAGCGACATGGCGGCGCGGCAAGACCTCAACGCCTTTGTCGAAAGCCGCAAGGACGGGTTTTCGGGCGTGGTCGACATGTATTCGCAGACCGCCGCCTTCCTGGTCGACAACGGGATTGGCGAAGCGACCGATGTGCTGCTGATCGACGAGAATCTCTGCATCGGTTGCGACAATTGCGAAAAGGCGTGTGCCGATAGCCATGAAGGCCTGTCGCGGCTCGACCGCGAGGCGGGGCGGACCTACGCGCATCTCCATGTGCCGACGAGCTGTCGCCATTGCGAGCATCCGCAATGCATGGCGGACTGCCCGCCCAATGCGATTCACCGTGGGCCAGACGGCGAAGTGGTGATCGACGACACGTGCATCGGCTGCGGCAATTGCCAGCGCAATTGCCCGTATGGCGTCATCCGGATGGACAGCGTCCCGCCCAAGAAACCGCGTCTGGTCGATTGGCTGCTGTTCGGCGCTGGCCCCGGCCCGGGCGAGCCGGACAGGGCGTGGCGGGCGAAGCATACGAAGCTAGGAGTCGAAAAGCCCAAAAAGGCGATCAAGTGCGACATGTGTTCGGGCATAAGCGGCGGCCCGGCGTGCGTCCGCGCCTGCCCAACCGGGGCCGCGATCCGCGTCGCGCCCGAGCAGTTCCTGAGCGTCACGCGGCTGGAAGAGGAGGCGCGGTCATAG
- a CDS encoding multiheme c-type cytochrome, whose amino-acid sequence MGRKEDRTGSSLRIALTGFVLALSVLAGSLLVPAWSFADTPRLFEGVASCGGTMCHGRLEADGKIVRQDELARWQEASTQGGAHSRAFTILSGTRARQITATLGLGDPSAAPACLGCHATPATARGPRFRASDGVGCEACHGPASGWIASHYAVGASHAANVSRGMIALDRPTVRAGVCLDCHLGSGRAGQFVTHRMMSAGHPRLSFELDLFSTLQQHHNEDADYAARKGRSDGVQMWAVGQALAVNRALTLYGDPARGSEGAFPEFSFFDCHSCHRPIYDRETRTRTWESNPGRPIPAGMPPFNDENMILLSAAARVAAPALAGRFDADARAFHAALARDRPAAVAEGRKLAATASALADRIAAGGTGGDTAFAMVDLLASPTLEPRFTDYTGSAQAVMAVDTLLNALVKQGRITIGAAAGIRVNINRAYVAVREPNGYRPAEFRSALRDAVRAIRVLR is encoded by the coding sequence GTGGGACGCAAAGAGGACAGGACGGGGTCGTCGCTACGCATCGCGCTGACCGGCTTTGTCTTGGCTCTGTCGGTGCTCGCGGGTTCGCTGCTCGTCCCCGCCTGGTCGTTTGCCGACACGCCGCGCCTGTTTGAAGGTGTGGCGAGTTGCGGCGGGACGATGTGCCATGGTCGGCTCGAAGCCGACGGCAAGATCGTACGGCAGGACGAGCTCGCGCGCTGGCAGGAAGCCTCGACGCAAGGCGGCGCGCACAGCCGCGCCTTCACGATCCTGTCGGGCACGCGCGCCCGGCAAATCACCGCGACGCTGGGGCTCGGCGATCCGAGCGCAGCACCTGCATGCCTGGGGTGCCATGCGACCCCCGCCACCGCGCGGGGACCTCGCTTCCGCGCCAGTGACGGGGTCGGGTGCGAGGCATGCCACGGCCCAGCATCGGGCTGGATCGCGTCGCATTATGCGGTAGGCGCAAGCCATGCCGCCAATGTGTCGCGCGGGATGATTGCGCTCGATCGACCGACGGTGCGGGCGGGGGTGTGCCTCGACTGTCATCTCGGCAGTGGTCGCGCAGGCCAGTTCGTTACGCACCGCATGATGTCGGCCGGCCACCCGCGCTTGAGCTTCGAGCTCGACCTGTTCTCGACACTCCAGCAGCATCACAATGAAGATGCCGATTATGCCGCACGCAAGGGTCGCAGTGACGGCGTGCAAATGTGGGCGGTGGGCCAAGCGCTTGCGGTCAATCGCGCGCTGACGCTCTATGGTGATCCGGCGCGCGGCAGCGAAGGTGCCTTCCCCGAATTCAGCTTTTTCGACTGCCACAGCTGCCATCGCCCGATCTACGATCGCGAGACGCGGACGCGGACGTGGGAGAGCAATCCCGGTCGCCCGATCCCAGCGGGCATGCCGCCGTTCAACGACGAGAATATGATCCTGCTCAGCGCCGCCGCGCGCGTCGCGGCACCGGCGCTGGCCGGGCGGTTCGACGCCGATGCGCGCGCCTTTCACGCAGCGCTCGCACGCGATCGACCGGCGGCGGTTGCCGAAGGGCGCAAATTGGCGGCGACCGCATCTGCCCTTGCCGATCGCATTGCCGCAGGCGGGACCGGAGGCGACACGGCCTTCGCGATGGTCGACCTGCTCGCCAGCCCGACGCTCGAGCCGCGCTTCACCGATTATACCGGCTCGGCGCAAGCGGTGATGGCAGTCGACACTTTGCTCAATGCATTGGTCAAGCAAGGGCGCATCACGATCGGTGCGGCAGCCGGGATTCGCGTCAATATCAACCGCGCCTATGTCGCCGTGCGCGAACCCAATGGCTATCGCCCTGCCGAGTTTCGCAGCGCATTGCGCGACGCGGTGCGCGCGATCCGGGTGCTGCGGTGA
- a CDS encoding CHASE2 domain-containing protein, translating into MFHHLTNKRGAILIGLAALLSVLTLQVAGFAGTDRLGLLLFDRYQRAAPRAFEDAGVRIVDIDDESIRRLGQWPWPRTDVAALVRKLTAAGASTVAFDVVFAEPDRTSPALLAKRVGLEGGAAPIVAALAAMPDHDTAFAQTLQEAPSVLGYFLTREGSAAAMPPKAGMAVVGSPPSAGVPRFPNAIQPLAPLRDAASGGGFVSLIGDADGIIRKAPLIAFQGDQLMPALSLDALRTAQGAGSITVKSSDASGEYGGEGEVVSLKTGRFEVPTTHAGELWMYYTAPHPERVVPAWKILTGQLSASEMEREFSGRIVLIGTGAAGLRDLVATPVQDRELGVMVHAQAIEQMVLGKFLVRPDWAVGLERSLLLALGLILVLALPLIGAVRGAVLGAVLVGGVGYGSWYAFRADGFLLDPTYIVLGLSAVYAVETVWTYYREERQRAYIHRAFDRYLSPDMVKRIVDDPGQLELGGEEREMTVLFCDIRGFSRLSEQLDPQTIIRFLIAFLTPMCDVLLNRKATIDKFIGDAIVAFWNAPLDDPEQYANAARGSLAMVERLAALNRDCPPDWPGNVQIGIGLNAGPCCVGNMGSAQRLSYSLIGDTVNLASRIEGLTKLFGVQIAIGSALAAHLPDFAVLPLGRVRVVGRAASETVFVLLGDEALAQDAAYRAFAAGHGVLFDAYHARDWAGAAALIEAGSDPAAGYGLAKLYDLMRDRIAGFAVDPPGADWEGVFEATEK; encoded by the coding sequence GTGTTTCACCATCTGACCAACAAGCGCGGCGCGATCCTGATCGGGCTGGCGGCATTGCTGAGCGTGCTTACGCTGCAGGTCGCCGGGTTTGCCGGGACCGATCGGCTGGGTCTTTTGCTGTTCGACCGGTATCAACGGGCGGCACCGCGTGCGTTCGAGGATGCAGGCGTTCGGATTGTCGACATAGACGATGAGTCGATCCGGCGGCTGGGGCAATGGCCGTGGCCGCGTACCGATGTTGCGGCGTTGGTTCGGAAGTTGACGGCGGCGGGAGCGTCGACGGTGGCGTTCGATGTTGTGTTCGCGGAACCCGACCGGACTTCCCCCGCCTTGCTGGCAAAGCGTGTCGGACTGGAGGGCGGGGCGGCGCCGATCGTCGCGGCGCTCGCGGCGATGCCCGATCATGATACAGCCTTCGCCCAGACTTTGCAGGAAGCACCGAGCGTGCTCGGCTATTTCCTGACGCGCGAGGGTAGTGCGGCGGCGATGCCGCCCAAGGCGGGGATGGCGGTCGTCGGCTCGCCGCCGAGTGCGGGCGTGCCGCGTTTTCCGAACGCGATCCAGCCACTTGCCCCGTTACGCGATGCGGCGAGCGGCGGCGGCTTCGTCAGCCTGATCGGCGATGCCGACGGGATCATCCGCAAGGCCCCGCTGATTGCCTTTCAGGGCGATCAACTGATGCCCGCACTGTCACTCGACGCCTTGCGGACGGCGCAAGGGGCCGGGTCGATCACGGTCAAATCGAGCGACGCGAGCGGCGAATATGGTGGCGAGGGCGAGGTCGTCTCGCTCAAGACCGGGCGGTTCGAAGTCCCGACGACGCATGCCGGCGAGCTGTGGATGTATTACACCGCCCCGCACCCAGAGCGCGTGGTGCCCGCGTGGAAGATCCTCACCGGGCAACTGTCGGCGTCCGAAATGGAGCGCGAGTTTTCCGGGCGGATCGTGTTGATCGGTACCGGGGCGGCGGGGCTTCGCGACCTTGTTGCCACGCCGGTGCAGGACCGCGAACTGGGCGTGATGGTCCATGCCCAGGCGATCGAGCAGATGGTGCTCGGCAAATTCCTCGTGCGGCCCGATTGGGCGGTGGGGCTGGAGCGGTCGTTGCTGCTGGCGCTCGGACTCATTCTGGTGCTGGCGCTGCCGCTGATCGGCGCGGTGCGCGGGGCGGTGCTTGGCGCGGTGCTAGTGGGCGGCGTCGGCTATGGCAGTTGGTACGCGTTCCGCGCGGACGGATTTCTGCTCGATCCGACCTATATCGTCCTCGGGCTGTCGGCGGTTTATGCGGTCGAGACGGTATGGACCTATTATCGCGAGGAGCGGCAGCGCGCCTATATCCACCGCGCGTTCGACCGCTATCTTTCGCCCGACATGGTCAAGCGCATCGTCGACGATCCGGGGCAGCTCGAACTCGGTGGCGAAGAGCGTGAGATGACCGTGCTGTTCTGCGACATTCGCGGTTTCTCACGCCTGTCGGAACAGCTCGATCCGCAAACCATCATCCGCTTCCTGATCGCGTTCCTGACGCCGATGTGCGACGTTTTGCTGAACCGCAAGGCGACGATCGACAAGTTCATCGGCGATGCGATCGTCGCCTTCTGGAACGCACCGCTCGACGATCCCGAGCAATACGCCAATGCCGCGCGGGGGAGCCTCGCGATGGTTGAACGGCTCGCCGCGCTCAACCGCGATTGCCCGCCGGATTGGCCCGGCAACGTGCAGATCGGGATTGGGCTGAATGCCGGGCCGTGCTGCGTCGGGAATATGGGGTCGGCGCAGCGCCTGTCCTATTCGCTGATCGGCGACACGGTGAACCTCGCCTCGCGGATCGAGGGGCTGACCAAGCTGTTCGGCGTGCAGATCGCGATCGGGAGTGCGCTCGCGGCGCATTTGCCGGACTTCGCGGTGCTGCCGCTCGGGCGCGTGCGCGTCGTCGGGCGCGCAGCGAGCGAGACGGTGTTCGTGCTGCTGGGGGATGAGGCGCTCGCGCAAGACGCCGCCTACCGCGCCTTCGCGGCGGGGCATGGGGTGCTGTTCGATGCATATCATGCGCGCGATTGGGCCGGGGCGGCAGCGTTGATCGAGGCCGGGAGCGATCCGGCGGCGGGGTATGGCCTGGCGAAACTGTATGATTTGATGCGCGACCGGATTGCGGGGTTTGCGGTCGATCCGCCGGGCGCGGATTGGGAAGGCGTATTCGAGGCGACCGAGAAATAG
- a CDS encoding heme-binding protein, whose product MRHTGTWLSGVALILSGCSGGGGGTSSAIVAPTPTPSPTALYAIPAGEALSVADVQNVVAHAAAEARARSLPAVIAVTDRVGNVLAVFRMTGARATATTSPAPNGASIDAQNLSIPAEAGAIAKAVTGAYLSSGGNAFSTRTASEIVQQHFPPAPGAVGLESGPLLGVQFSQLPCSDLAARYGPVGSAALIGPKRSPLGLAADPGGFPLYKNGVLVGGVGVMADGVYGFDPDITNVDSDPEEAIALAATLGFEAPSAILADRITVDGTLLRYSDAAYGALLTNGSASYAATDPALGSLVAVRGYFGTPLPAILAGAVYGSEGSGIRAATTAEFSNRDAFVLTDGAGTNRFPIRGGTDGVDVTQPITATEATALLQEAFTVMTRARAQIRQPLDSRAQVSISLVDTRGSVLGVVRSPDAPIFGTDVSLQKARTAAFFSGTQAGAQFLTDPSADVRSFVPAARAFLNNPTALTGAIAFSDRAGGNLSRPYFPDGEVGRPNGPFSRPIAQFNPFSTGLQSALILTNLAQHLGFVTGASESDTPQRCSFIPDAATGQNRLQNGIQIFPGSVPIYRGNVLVGAIGVSGDGIDQDDMIGFLGVANAAARVGGIGNAPLAIRADTIVVPVAAGVRLRYVNCPFAPFLDTVAQNVCQGL is encoded by the coding sequence ATGCGGCATACGGGCACTTGGCTTAGCGGGGTGGCGCTGATCCTGTCGGGATGTAGCGGTGGTGGTGGCGGCACCTCCAGCGCAATCGTAGCACCGACGCCGACACCAAGCCCAACCGCGCTCTACGCCATACCGGCCGGCGAGGCGCTGAGCGTCGCCGATGTCCAAAACGTCGTCGCCCATGCCGCCGCCGAGGCGCGCGCGCGGTCGCTCCCTGCGGTCATCGCTGTCACCGACCGCGTCGGTAATGTGCTGGCGGTGTTCCGCATGACCGGCGCACGCGCCACCGCCACGACCAGCCCCGCCCCCAACGGGGCCAGCATCGACGCGCAGAACCTCAGCATCCCGGCCGAAGCGGGTGCCATCGCCAAGGCGGTGACCGGCGCCTATCTCTCCAGCGGCGGCAACGCTTTCTCGACGCGCACCGCGAGCGAGATCGTCCAGCAGCATTTCCCCCCTGCCCCCGGAGCGGTCGGTCTCGAAAGCGGGCCGTTGCTCGGCGTGCAGTTCAGTCAATTGCCGTGCTCGGATCTGGCGGCCCGCTACGGACCGGTCGGCAGTGCGGCGCTGATCGGTCCAAAGCGCTCGCCGCTCGGCCTTGCCGCCGATCCCGGCGGCTTTCCTCTCTACAAGAATGGCGTGCTGGTCGGCGGCGTCGGGGTGATGGCGGACGGGGTGTATGGCTTCGATCCCGATATCACCAATGTCGACAGCGACCCGGAGGAAGCGATCGCGCTCGCCGCGACGTTAGGCTTCGAAGCGCCGTCCGCGATCCTAGCCGACCGCATCACGGTCGACGGCACGCTATTACGCTACTCCGATGCGGCCTATGGCGCGCTGCTGACCAACGGCAGCGCAAGTTATGCGGCGACCGACCCGGCGCTCGGCAGCCTGGTCGCGGTACGCGGCTATTTCGGCACGCCGCTCCCGGCGATCCTAGCGGGCGCGGTCTATGGCAGCGAAGGCTCGGGCATCCGCGCGGCGACCACTGCTGAATTCAGCAATCGCGATGCTTTCGTCCTGACCGACGGCGCCGGCACCAACCGCTTCCCGATCCGCGGGGGGACGGATGGCGTGGACGTGACCCAACCGATCACTGCCACCGAGGCCACCGCCCTGCTGCAGGAAGCCTTTACCGTGATGACCCGCGCGCGCGCGCAGATCCGACAGCCGCTCGACAGCCGCGCGCAAGTGAGCATATCGCTGGTCGATACGCGCGGCAGCGTGCTCGGCGTGGTACGCTCGCCCGATGCGCCGATCTTCGGCACCGACGTGTCGCTGCAAAAAGCGCGCACCGCAGCCTTCTTCTCGGGCACCCAAGCGGGCGCGCAATTTCTCACCGATCCGAGCGCGGATGTGCGCAGTTTCGTGCCCGCCGCGCGCGCCTTCCTCAACAATCCGACCGCGCTGACCGGCGCCATCGCCTTTTCGGATCGCGCGGGCGGCAACCTCTCACGACCCTATTTCCCGGATGGTGAGGTCGGCCGCCCGAACGGCCCGTTCTCGCGCCCGATCGCACAGTTCAATCCCTTCTCGACCGGGCTGCAATCGGCGCTGATCCTGACCAACCTCGCGCAGCATCTCGGCTTCGTCACGGGCGCTAGCGAGAGCGACACGCCGCAGCGTTGCAGCTTCATCCCCGATGCCGCGACCGGGCAGAATCGGTTGCAGAACGGCATTCAAATCTTCCCCGGATCGGTGCCGATCTATCGTGGGAATGTGCTGGTCGGCGCGATCGGGGTATCGGGCGACGGGATCGATCAGGACGATATGATCGGCTTTCTGGGCGTCGCCAATGCCGCTGCGCGCGTCGGCGGGATCGGCAATGCGCCGCTCGCGATCCGTGCCGATACGATCGTCGTACCGGTCGCCGCGGGCGTCCGGTTGCGCTACGTCAATTGCCCGTTCGCACCCTTCCTAGACACCGTGGCGCAGAACGTATGCCAGGGACTTTAG